From the Lathyrus oleraceus cultivar Zhongwan6 chromosome 4, CAAS_Psat_ZW6_1.0, whole genome shotgun sequence genome, one window contains:
- the LOC127136910 gene encoding uncharacterized protein LOC127136910, whose translation MAPNRTQLQSMAKKDNKYFKEYAQGWRELAARVHPPLVDHELIDIFMGTLQGQYYERLISSVSTGFSDMVIVGERVEEGLKSGKIQGGSSSQPILKKPFNGFKRKEGETSAISSQRGRPPYKAPASVPYYQYPYVAAAQYPTMPYRPIAHVPIPAPVPHYQVPVPQYQAPQPQFQAPPPQHQQRIQQNNQPRPVQQQRPNQQRPYQQYNNVNTTPILMTYTQLLPYLIQNGTVVPRALPPMPKPHKPWYDENARCAFHANSEGHTTENCKVFKLRVQELIDQKILSFVDVPNMGNNPLPKHDGLGVNAIEISTDDGLVKNVFKLKTLLTVVHARLMEAEMMNGVHDNCVVCSSNPDQCVEFKICLQCLMDQRVIQFTRAKIDEDVAVIVPVFDQERLPKPFVVPYQRIVDLEPVKKIEPMVIHVPAPF comes from the coding sequence ATGGCACCAAACCGTACTCAGCTTCAGAGTATGGCCAAGAAAGACAATAAATattttaaagaatacgcacaaggctggagagaattggctgcaagGGTGCACCCGCCGCTGGTTGATCATGAATTGATTGACATTTTCATGGGAACCTTGCAGGGCCAATATTATGAAAGATTGATCAGTAGTGTGTCCACAGGATTTTCTGACATGGTGATCGTGGGAGAAAGAGTAGAAGAAGGACTGAAGAGTGGTAAAATCCAGGGAGGTTCCAGCAGTCAACCAATcttgaagaagcctttcaacggATTCAAGAGGAAGGAGGGTGAGACTAGTGCCATTTCTTCTCAGAGGGGGAGACCACCGTACAAAGCTCCTGCTTCTGTGCCTTATTATCAGTACCCTTACGTAGCGGCTGCTCAATATCCAACCATGCCTTACCGTCCAATTGCTCATGTTCCTATTCCAGCTCCGGTACCTCACTATCAAGTTCCAGTTCCTCAATATCAAGCTCCACAACCTCAGTTCCAGGCTCCTCCACCTCAACATCAACAGAGAATTCAACAGAATAATCAACCACGTCCAGTTCAGCAGCAACGACCAAATCAACAGAGGCCATATCAACAGTACAATAATGTGAATACCACTCCTATCCTAATGACTTACACTCAATTGCTACCGTATCTGATTCAGAATGGGACTGTCGTGCCAAGGGCATTACCTCCAATGCCAAAGCCGCATAAGCCTTggtatgatgagaatgctagatGTGCCTTTCATGCTAATTCAGAGGGTCATACAACAGAGAATTGCAAAGTGTTCAAGCTCCGGGTCCAAGAGTTGATAGATCAGAAAATATTGTCTTTTGTTGATGTTCCAAATATGGGGAACAATCCTTTGCCTAAACATGATGGTTTAGGTGTCAATGCTATAGAAATTTCAACTGATGATGGATTGGTAAAGAATGTGTTCAAGTTGAAGACTCTTTTAACAGTGGTCCATGCTAGATTAATGGAAGCAGAAATGATGAATGGAGTACATGATAATTGTGTGGTGTGTTCATCCAACCCTGATCAGTGTGTTGAATTCAAAATTTGTCTTCAATGTTTGATGGATCAAAGGGTTATTCAGTTCACCAGAGCAAAGATTGATGAGGACGTTGCTGTGATTGTGCCTGTGTTTGATCAAGAGAGGCTTCCCAAGCCTTTTGTGGTCCCTTATCAGAGAATTGTTGACCTGGAGCCAGTGAAGAAGATTGAGCCCATGGTTATCCATGTTCCCGCTCCATTCTGA
- the LOC127136911 gene encoding uncharacterized protein LOC127136911 produces the protein MVIRVSNCLFALLVFVNPMLIIITLYLNFKGKYINYYEPNFRRLIWVPPTTGELYYLRLMLTHVKGPRSYNDIKTVNNVKYDTFRDAYFAMGFIGDDREFIAAIKEANHWGSGSINRPRHVWSKTCHLLADGILYAQQRIANNRGLRLSDEEIMNLTLIEIERNLQRKSRSLKEFAGMPYPSRYVVEQLGNKLIYEERSYNPAEQLQEYNNLFLNLTDEQRGVFKRIMEAVNNQQGGVFFLYGYGGTGKTYMWRTLASYIRSKKQICLTVASSGIASLLLPGGRTAHSMFKIPIPTMESSTCNIDKGSDRAELLKMAKLIIWDEAPMAHRFCFEAFDKTLKDIMGRSNCFDKLFGGKVIVFGGDFRQILPVVPRGSRSDIIHSTINSSYIWDHCVVLKLTKNMRLQQADNTSSTSELELFSNWILKVGDGKLEEPNDGYTNIPIPNDFLISNYDDPLEAIVSETYPNFLNNYKNPEFLQSRAILAGTIKTVDIINQYVLGFIPGEEKEYLSSDSVDTFDGEGNEAFDVLTPEFLNTLTTSGLPNHKIKLKIGTPIMLLRNIDQPEGLCNGTRLIVTRLANHVIEAKIISGKNIRGVIYIPRMDMTPTQSPWPFKMTRRQFPITICYAMTINKSQGQSLDYVGLHLPRSVFSHGQLYVAISRVKSKKGLKILIHDKDNHPLNSTTNVVFKEVFENL, from the exons atGGTTATTCGAGTCTCTAATTGTCTTTTTGCATTATTGGTATTTGTTAATCCAATGTTAATAATTATTACATTGTATCTCAATTTTAAAGgaaaatatattaattattatgaACCCAACTTTAGAAGGCTTATATGGGTTCCTCCAACAACTGGCGAATTGTACTATCTTAGATTGATGCTCACACATGTCAAAGGTCCCCGCAGTTATAATGATATAAAAACAGTGAATAACGTAAAATATGATACTTTCCGGGATGCCTATTTTGCTATGGGTTTTATCGGCGATGATAGAGAATTCATTGCAGCTATTAAAGAGGCAAATCATTGGGGTTCAG GAAGCATTAACAGGCCAAGACATGTATGGAGTAAAACATGTCATCTCTTAGCTGATGGAATACTATATGCTCAACAGCGAATTGCAAACAATAGAG GTTTGAGGTTGTCGGATGAAGAGATAATGAATTTAACATTAATTGAGATTGAACGAAATCTTCAAAGGAAGAGCCGAAGTCTAAAGGAATTTGCTGGAATGCCTTATCCAAGTCGATATGTGGTTGAGCAGTTGGGAAATAAGCTCATATACGAAGAGCGGAGTTACAATCCAGCTGAACAATTGCAAGAATACAATAATTTGTTCTTAAATCTTACAG atGAGCAAAGAGGTGTATTCAAGCGAATAATGGAAGCAGTAAACAATCAACAAGGAGGCGTATTTTTTTTGTATGGATACGGTGGCACAGGGAAAACCTACATGTGGAGAACTCTAGCTTCCTACATAAGATCAAAGAAACAAATTTGTTTAACTGTTGCTTCATCGGGCATAGCTTCACTACTACTTCCAGGAGGTCGAACGGCTCATTCAATGTTCAAGATTCCAATACCTACAATGGAGTCTTCTACATGTAATATCGACAAAGGTAGTGATCGTGCAGAGCTACTAAAAATGGCAAAGTTGATAATTTGGGATGAAGCTCCAATGGCACACAGATTTTGTTTTGAAGCGTttgataaaacccttaaagaCATAATGGGGCGTTCCAATTGTTTTGACAAATTATTCGGAGGGAAAGTAATTGTATTTGGTGGAGATTTTCGGCAAATATTACCAGTTGTACCAAGGGGCAGCCGTTCAGATATAATACATTCTACAATAAATTCATCATACATCTGGGATCATTGTGTTGTGCTGAAGCTTACAAAGAACATGCGACTCCAACAAGCCGACAATACTTCAAGTACATCTGAATTAGAATTGTTTTCTAATTGGATATTAAAAGTTGGCGATGGGAAATTGGAAGAACCTAACGATGGTTACACGAATATTCCTATTCCAAATGATTTCTTAATTTCTAACTATGATGATCCACTAGAAGCCATTGTTAGTGAAACATATCCGAATTTTCTTAACAATTACAAGAATCCAGAATTTTTGCAATCAAGAGCTATATTAGCAGGAACAATTAAAACGGTTGACATCATAAATCAATACGTTTTGGGATTCATACCAG GTGAAGAAAAGGAATATTTAAGTTCAGATTCTGTAGACACTTTTGACGGTGAAGGAAATGAAGCTTTTGATGTTTTGACCCCGGAATTTTTGAATACACTTACAACTTCCGGTCTACCTAACCACAAGATTAAATTGAAGATTGGGACCCCTATTATGTTGCTTCGAAACATTGATCAACCTGAAGGTCTCTGCAATGGAACAAGGCTTATAGTTACAAGATTGGCAAACCACGTTATCGAGGCAAAGATTATATCTGGAAAGAATATTAGAGGGGTTATCTATATTCCAAGAATGGATATGACTCCAACACAATCTCCGTGGCCATTCAAAATGACTAGAAGGCAATTTCCCATAACTATATGTTATGCTATGACAATTAACAAATCTCAAGGTCAGTCATTGGATTATGTTGGATTGCATTTGCCTAGAAGTGTATTTAGTCATGGTCAACTATATGTTGCAATATCAAGGGTCAAAAGCAAAAAAGGGCTTAAGATATTAATCCATGACAAGGATAACCATCCATTGAATTCTACAACAAACGTCGTGttcaaagaagtttttgaaaacttATAG